CGGCTCGTAAGCATGGCGAGTGTCTGTGTCTGCCTCTGCTCGACGGATTTGGATGCATTCCACCAATAACAATGGCCATGAGAGTATCAGTGCGCAATCGCTATGGAATCCAGGTTTGGACAAATACGAACTGTTCTAACCAAGTAATATCTCATATATAAATGTGGAGAGAGTACTTATGGCGTATGTCTATCTCTCTAGGGTACTATCTGTAATGATTGTGCTTATTCCACCTTCTGTGGCATCTGCGTCTGGTGTCAGATGTCCAGAGAAATGAATGTCCGTGACAACAACATCACTCTTGTCCACACTCGAGGAAAATAAAGGCAACTGGGTGACCTACATCTTCCTTGCTCTTCCACAGTATACTGCTCTAATAACAAAGTGTTTCACCTAAGAGGACCCTCAATTAGAGACCATCAGTGACATTAAATCTGCACCATTGTATTTGttccatttaataaaaacatttagaagtTTTCTGGTCTGTCTGCATTTTGTATACATTAAGAAATCTTTGTATAGCTGTACCAGACCTGTATCCAAATTTCCCGccttattttaaatttgaattccactatcagatttatttttgaataaccACATCACactaagctttataatggcatggGCGGGTGTTTTTGTTTGACAGATTTGAAATGTatctcatgatccttcagtaatcattCTACTATGCaaatttgctgttcaagaaacatatttgttgttgttattattattatcaatatttaaatcaGTTGAGTACATATATTCTTTGATGAACTGAAAGAtctaaagatcagcatttatctgaagtaaaaagcttttgtaacattactataccaaaagcttggagtcagtataatttttttaatagaaagtaTATTCCCcagcatattttcatatatagaaatttagcaaggatgctttaaaatcaatgtcaattaaataaatcaataaaagaaataaagacatttataatgttatactaaagatttctatttcagataaatgctttttttttcacattttcagtctgaaaagcgagatgtgctctgattggccagctatccagtgtgatttgattggccaaatacctcaagcatgtgacggaaatgttatgacCCTTAAACCCTGTTTTAAAgggaggtagcaaaatctgacagggtagcacTAATCGACATAATACTGGCGCGACGAGACAAAACAAATTGTGGTCTGctctccaggatcaggaaacagtcctccataaaatgaactgcacacatctaaatatttgggtttgtctgttctggaacagtgttgtaaatacaacttaaccactgatttcttttcgtgtcctcttttggaagaccaaacaaagaagtattgctttcacaacgaaacacacatcTTCACGACAAGGTTTCGTGGTCTAGCACATGaatatatttcagtattattCTCCGACACAGCCATTGAGgtcatcaaaaatgtttttaaggtcCCTAAATCCCGCTTAAAGTCCAAAGGAGACCGTGTCTTTTGGATTACAGCACCTCCCCTCTGGAATGACCTACCACTGGAAATGAGATGTTGTAGGCCTACATCACtagaacattttaaaacaccTTTAAGAGGGCACTTACTTGCTCAGGCATTTGATGTGAGATAGTTGGTGTATATCTGATGGTCTTGTTTGTTTAAacgggggggggggtgaaatgctcgttttcactcaatctcctgttaatcttgagtacctatagagtagtactgcatccttcataactccaaaaagtctttagttttattatatttataagagaaagatagtctgtaccattttttttttcagaaaaacacgaccggctggaggcgtgacgtgtgggcggagctaaagaatcacgagcgcgagtaagcttttgtgttgagagcgctagaaactgtgacattaccgtgagggaaaaaccatccaaaacaaaccatggctaacagtcagattcagcgtatatttatgatccagaatcagatccagaggctgaaatttaacaagagcagcatcagcaacgacgtctctatgtggtatgtattgaaactgtatatatttgcttagcggttttggaaaatgactaagttccattttatgtcatctttttttttttttttttttttttttttttaaggtgtacatgtggaaagt
Above is a window of Carassius auratus strain Wakin unplaced genomic scaffold, ASM336829v1 scaf_tig00027223, whole genome shotgun sequence DNA encoding:
- the LOC113079140 gene encoding cornifelin homolog B-like, which gives rise to MTSQQPRPFVMSHHSSQWSSEICDCCQDVPECCFAFWCFPCFACSTARKHGECLCLPLLDGFGCIPPITMAMRVSVRNRYGIQGTICNDCAYSTFCGICVWCQMSREMNVRDNNITLVHTRGK